From Desulfuromonas soudanensis, the proteins below share one genomic window:
- the cas6 gene encoding CRISPR system precrRNA processing endoribonuclease RAMP protein Cas6 — MFFHDSPESLAGVEFSRIHFLLEFQEPFTVDSAILLSLRRDLLRAARHALGVDRVGRGGEAFAALFDPPLFSDPVLVRRHQRPAPGFVLHPSPGEVRAYDCGDTLRLPVLLLGTAVQQLGDFAATLQKLGQMGLCRGEGLFDLVAIEAEDPSGDQRCLWQEGSDLGHMAPPIIDTPWWLARRDFSGRELSLEFLTPARLLSGGKPLFRPNFTQIFPFVLRRVTSMIAAHCHCEIVGDPDPLLRAARSLEEIDNGLEWRDYKLLERADRDQEIGGLVGSLRLAGDALDAILWVLHLGSLFNVGKNAAYGSGCYRLAAP; from the coding sequence ATGTTTTTCCATGACAGTCCCGAATCGCTGGCCGGCGTGGAATTCTCCCGGATCCATTTCCTTCTAGAATTCCAGGAACCCTTTACGGTGGACTCGGCTATCCTCCTCTCCCTGCGTCGCGATCTGCTCCGGGCAGCCCGGCATGCCCTCGGCGTCGACCGCGTAGGGAGGGGGGGGGAGGCCTTTGCGGCCCTTTTTGATCCCCCCCTCTTTTCCGATCCGGTCCTGGTGCGTCGGCATCAACGACCCGCCCCCGGTTTTGTCCTCCACCCTTCGCCTGGAGAAGTTCGAGCCTATGATTGCGGCGATACCCTGCGATTGCCGGTCCTGCTCCTGGGCACGGCCGTGCAGCAGCTCGGCGATTTTGCCGCAACCCTCCAAAAACTTGGGCAAATGGGGCTTTGCCGTGGCGAAGGGCTCTTCGATCTGGTCGCCATCGAGGCCGAAGATCCCTCGGGGGATCAGCGCTGCCTCTGGCAAGAAGGTTCCGACCTCGGTCATATGGCGCCGCCAATCATAGACACCCCCTGGTGGCTGGCTCGGCGGGATTTCTCCGGTCGGGAATTGTCTCTGGAATTCCTCACTCCGGCCAGGCTTCTGTCCGGCGGCAAACCCCTCTTTCGCCCCAATTTCACCCAGATCTTTCCATTTGTGCTGCGGCGGGTGACCTCGATGATCGCTGCCCACTGTCATTGCGAGATCGTAGGTGACCCCGATCCGCTCCTTCGCGCCGCCCGATCTCTTGAAGAAATCGACAATGGACTCGAGTGGCGGGACTACAAGCTTCTCGAGAGAGCCGACCGCGATCAGGAGATCGGCGGCTTGGTCGGGTCCTTGCGCCTGGCGGGGGACGCTCTCGACGCGATTCTCTGGGTGCTGCACCTCGGCTCCCTCTTCAATGTCGGAAAAAATGCCGCCTACGGGTCAGGATGCTACCGTCTTGCGGCGCCTTGA
- a CDS encoding zf-TFIIB domain-containing protein — protein MTNAWDERKKALENEFFHRLEQEKIEKMKEEAREQSIRQVCLGRCPKCGEAIVPMIFRGVPLDKCPGCGGVWLGPKDIQILAEKDHRTWFDKWFRGEEGEGE, from the coding sequence ATGACAAATGCCTGGGACGAGCGCAAAAAAGCACTGGAAAATGAATTTTTTCATCGCCTTGAGCAGGAAAAGATCGAGAAGATGAAGGAGGAGGCCCGTGAACAATCGATTCGCCAGGTCTGCCTGGGACGTTGTCCCAAATGCGGCGAGGCGATCGTACCGATGATCTTCCGCGGCGTTCCTCTGGACAAGTGTCCCGGTTGCGGCGGCGTCTGGCTGGGGCCGAAAGATATCCAGATTCTGGCCGAAAAGGATCATCGCACCTGGTTTGACAAGTGGTTCAGGGGGGAGGAAGGGGAGGGGGAGTAG
- the ftsH gene encoding ATP-dependent zinc metalloprotease FtsH, with the protein MQKNIMRQLFLVLLLVVGFNYLYLAMAPPPPVKTTPLSYSRFKTELQQGNVQEITVQGSDLRGSFKSPIVVGDVDDKGTPRQYSRFTTLLPPFQDSQLLTDLEKQGVEINIQPEQEPSPWTSVLVYLLPWVLIIGVWWFILKGMRGRGGPGGGIMGSFAKSGARLYSRETSSVTFADVAGLEEAKQELTEIVEFLRNPKKFTRLGGKVPRGVLLVGPPGTGKTLLARAVAGEAGVPFYSISASQFIEMFVGVGASRVRDLFESAKKSAPSIIFIDELDAVGRARGTGLGGGNDEREQTLNQLLSELDGFDPHAEVVVMSATNRPDVLDTALLRPGRFDRQVVVDRPDWRAREQILRVHTRQVPLAEDVDLMVIARGTPGMCGADLESLVNEAALIAARENSPNVAMTHMERAKDRLLMGVERKLVLSEKEKRITAYHEAGHTLVAKLTPGADPIHKVTIIPRGQALGVTQQLPVDDRYHYQQEFLLSRIAVSLGGRAAEQAIFGEYSTGAQSDLKQVAELAEKMVCQWGMSEKIGPLTFSRGEEHPFLGRKLATDKTFSEQMAWIIDQEIEKIVKEGARRAEKVIGENLNLLEKLAEALLEEEVLDNNRVEQILASAGGTVEK; encoded by the coding sequence ATGCAGAAAAATATCATGCGACAGTTGTTTCTTGTCCTTTTGCTGGTGGTGGGCTTCAACTACCTCTATCTGGCCATGGCCCCACCCCCGCCAGTTAAAACGACCCCCCTCAGCTACAGCCGCTTCAAGACCGAACTGCAGCAGGGAAACGTGCAGGAAATCACCGTTCAGGGGAGTGACCTGCGCGGTTCTTTCAAGTCACCGATCGTTGTCGGGGATGTGGACGACAAGGGGACTCCCCGCCAATACAGCCGCTTCACGACGCTTCTCCCTCCTTTCCAGGATTCCCAACTCCTGACGGACCTGGAAAAACAGGGGGTTGAAATCAATATTCAACCGGAGCAGGAACCCTCTCCCTGGACCAGCGTCCTGGTCTATCTTCTCCCCTGGGTTCTGATCATCGGCGTCTGGTGGTTCATTCTCAAGGGGATGCGCGGCCGCGGCGGCCCCGGTGGCGGGATTATGGGGAGTTTTGCCAAATCCGGCGCCCGCCTCTACAGCAGGGAAACCTCCAGCGTCACCTTTGCCGATGTGGCCGGGCTTGAAGAGGCCAAGCAGGAGTTGACGGAAATCGTCGAGTTTTTGCGCAATCCGAAGAAGTTCACCCGCCTCGGCGGCAAGGTGCCGCGGGGGGTGCTGCTGGTCGGACCTCCGGGGACCGGCAAGACCCTGTTGGCCAGGGCCGTCGCCGGAGAAGCCGGTGTCCCCTTCTACTCCATCTCCGCCTCCCAGTTCATCGAAATGTTTGTCGGCGTCGGGGCCAGTCGCGTCCGGGATCTTTTCGAAAGCGCCAAGAAGAGCGCCCCGAGTATTATTTTTATCGATGAACTCGATGCCGTCGGCCGCGCCAGGGGGACAGGGCTGGGCGGCGGAAACGACGAGCGTGAGCAGACCTTGAATCAGCTGTTGTCGGAACTGGACGGCTTCGATCCCCACGCCGAGGTGGTGGTCATGTCGGCGACAAACCGTCCCGACGTCCTCGATACGGCTCTTTTGCGACCGGGACGTTTTGATCGACAGGTCGTGGTCGACCGTCCCGACTGGCGGGCCCGCGAACAGATCCTCCGGGTTCATACCCGTCAGGTTCCTCTGGCGGAGGATGTGGATCTCATGGTGATCGCCCGGGGAACGCCGGGGATGTGCGGCGCCGATCTGGAGAGCCTGGTCAACGAGGCGGCCTTGATTGCCGCCCGGGAAAATTCCCCGAATGTGGCGATGACGCACATGGAGCGAGCCAAGGATCGCCTTCTGATGGGGGTGGAACGCAAACTTGTCCTTTCGGAAAAGGAAAAACGCATTACCGCCTATCATGAAGCTGGACATACTCTGGTGGCCAAACTGACTCCGGGGGCCGATCCGATTCACAAGGTCACCATTATTCCCCGGGGGCAGGCCCTCGGGGTGACCCAGCAGCTCCCGGTGGACGACCGCTATCATTATCAGCAGGAGTTCCTTCTGTCGCGCATCGCCGTCAGTCTCGGCGGGCGGGCCGCCGAACAGGCCATATTCGGCGAATACTCGACAGGGGCCCAGAGCGATCTGAAGCAGGTCGCCGAACTGGCAGAAAAAATGGTCTGCCAGTGGGGGATGAGCGAAAAAATCGGCCCCCTGACCTTCAGCCGTGGTGAGGAGCATCCCTTTCTCGGCCGCAAACTGGCGACCGACAAGACCTTCAGCGAACAAATGGCCTGGATTATCGACCAGGAGATCGAAAAGATCGTCAAGGAAGGGGCGCGGCGGGCCGAAAAGGTCATCGGCGAAAATCTAAATCTCCTGGAAAAGCTGGCCGAGGCCCTTCTCGAAGAGGAGGTCCTGGATAACAATCGCGTCGAGCAGATTCTCGCCTCGGCTGGAGGGACGGTGGAAAAATAA
- the eno gene encoding phosphopyruvate hydratase: MSEIVDIYAREIMDSRGNPTVEVEVYLESGAMGRAAVPSGASTGKREALELRDGDKSRYLGKGVQKAVDNVNEIIAEALIGWEASDQAGIDHKLLALDGTEFKSNLGANALLGVSLACAKAAAEDAGLPLYQYIGGSNAKELPLPMMNIINGGAHADNNVDIQEFMIMPAGADSFKEALRMGAEIFHSLKKVLKARGYNTSVGDEGGFAPDLKSNEEALQVIMEAIKAAGFTPGEDVLLALDVASSELYKDGKYLLANEAKPQMTSAELVEFYEDLVDRYPIISIEDGMAENDWDGWKLLTDRLGKRIQIVGDDLFVTNTRILREGIDKGIANSILIKVNQIGTLTETLDAIEMAKRAGYTVVISHRSGETEDTTIADLAVATNAGQIKTGSLCRTDRICKYNQLLRIEDELDEVAVFGGHEVFYNLRNR; this comes from the coding sequence ATGAGTGAAATAGTTGACATCTACGCCAGGGAAATCATGGATTCCCGGGGAAATCCCACCGTTGAAGTGGAAGTTTACCTGGAGAGCGGGGCCATGGGTCGCGCGGCGGTCCCCAGCGGCGCTTCCACCGGCAAACGGGAGGCTCTCGAACTGCGGGACGGCGACAAATCCCGTTACCTCGGCAAGGGGGTACAAAAGGCGGTGGACAACGTCAACGAAATCATCGCCGAAGCGCTGATCGGCTGGGAGGCCTCCGATCAGGCCGGGATCGACCACAAACTCCTGGCCCTCGACGGCACCGAATTCAAGAGCAACCTCGGCGCCAACGCCCTCCTCGGCGTCTCCCTGGCCTGCGCCAAGGCCGCCGCCGAAGATGCCGGCCTCCCCCTCTACCAGTATATCGGCGGCTCCAACGCCAAGGAACTCCCCCTGCCGATGATGAACATCATCAACGGCGGTGCCCATGCCGACAACAACGTCGACATCCAGGAGTTCATGATCATGCCCGCCGGGGCCGATTCCTTCAAGGAAGCGCTGCGCATGGGCGCCGAGATCTTCCACTCCCTGAAAAAGGTTCTCAAGGCCAGGGGTTATAACACCTCCGTCGGCGACGAAGGGGGCTTCGCTCCCGACCTCAAGAGCAACGAGGAAGCGCTCCAGGTCATCATGGAAGCGATCAAGGCCGCGGGCTTCACGCCCGGCGAGGACGTGTTGCTGGCGCTGGACGTCGCCTCCTCCGAACTGTACAAAGATGGCAAATATCTGCTGGCCAACGAAGCCAAGCCGCAGATGACCTCCGCCGAACTGGTCGAGTTCTACGAGGATCTGGTCGACCGCTATCCGATCATCTCCATCGAGGACGGCATGGCGGAAAACGACTGGGACGGCTGGAAGCTCCTCACCGACCGCCTCGGCAAGCGCATCCAGATCGTCGGTGACGATCTCTTCGTCACCAACACCCGCATCCTCAGGGAGGGGATCGACAAGGGGATCGCCAATTCCATCCTCATCAAGGTCAACCAGATAGGGACCCTGACCGAAACCCTCGATGCCATCGAGATGGCCAAGCGGGCCGGATACACCGTCGTCATTTCCCACCGCAGCGGCGAGACCGAAGACACCACTATTGCCGACCTGGCCGTCGCCACCAATGCCGGGCAGATCAAGACCGGATCGTTGTGCCGCACCGACCGCATCTGCAAGTACAACCAGTTGCTGCGCATTGAAGATGAACTCGATGAGGTAGCCGTTTTCGGCGGTCACGAGGTCTTCTACAACCTGCGAAACCGGTAG
- a CDS encoding PhoH family protein codes for MDKSEALERFVAADQNLANQLFGQQNRYLRQIERSLGVRIGSNGTELTIGGDPAAAELARRLMEELHSLLKEGYPLYPSDIDYAIRILSANSRARLGDIFLDTISIPARKKNISPKSLAQKTYIDGIRNNDVVFGIGPAGTGKTYLAMAMAVSFLMKKEVSRIVLVRPAVEAGEKLGFLPGDIAEKINPYLRPLYDALFDMMSVEKGQDLIDRGIIEVAPLAFMRGRTLNDAFVILDEAQNTTQEQMKMFLTRLGFGSRAIVTGDVTQIDLPSGRLSGLVEATEILQGIPGIFFNYFSDRDVVRHPIVQSIVQAYDRARPAPAKKAIPTP; via the coding sequence TTGGACAAGAGCGAAGCACTGGAGCGGTTTGTCGCCGCCGACCAGAATCTGGCAAACCAGTTGTTTGGCCAGCAGAACAGGTATCTCAGGCAGATTGAACGGTCCCTCGGCGTGCGCATCGGTTCCAATGGGACCGAACTCACCATCGGCGGCGACCCGGCGGCGGCAGAACTCGCCCGCCGCCTGATGGAGGAACTTCATTCCCTCCTCAAGGAGGGGTACCCGCTCTATCCTTCCGATATCGATTACGCGATCCGGATCCTCAGCGCCAACTCCAGGGCCCGTCTCGGGGACATCTTTCTCGATACCATCAGCATCCCCGCACGCAAGAAAAACATTTCCCCGAAAAGTCTCGCCCAGAAGACCTATATCGACGGTATCCGCAACAACGATGTGGTTTTCGGCATCGGTCCGGCCGGGACAGGCAAAACCTATCTGGCCATGGCCATGGCCGTTTCTTTCCTGATGAAAAAGGAAGTCAGCCGCATCGTTCTGGTGCGCCCCGCAGTCGAGGCCGGAGAGAAACTCGGATTCCTCCCCGGCGATATTGCCGAAAAGATCAACCCCTACCTGCGTCCCCTCTACGACGCCCTCTTCGACATGATGTCCGTGGAAAAGGGGCAGGATCTCATCGATCGCGGAATCATCGAAGTGGCTCCCCTGGCCTTCATGCGCGGACGGACCCTCAACGACGCCTTCGTCATCCTCGACGAGGCGCAGAACACGACCCAGGAGCAGATGAAGATGTTCCTCACCCGCCTCGGTTTCGGCAGTCGCGCCATCGTCACCGGCGACGTCACGCAGATCGATCTCCCCTCCGGGCGTCTTTCCGGCCTGGTCGAGGCGACCGAGATCCTTCAGGGGATTCCCGGGATCTTTTTCAACTATTTTTCCGACCGGGACGTAGTACGTCACCCCATCGTGCAGAGCATCGTCCAGGCCTATGATCGGGCCCGGCCGGCTCCTGCCAAAAAGGCAATCCCCACACCATGA
- a CDS encoding HD family phosphohydrolase has product MTKTDRKPESGQRASKGAGFWKILRLSLDEHQQRHLLLFVLALILTAIIIPKGGFVPDYYSPGDIVSRDIKAPKDLLIPDLPLTETKRQEAEDAVLPFYDFDPKTAVDTAERLVQALKLVSGQAEPSGTSETLRKGVEGVLGISLSDQEYSAFVKLRVGSGNLARLRSAVTQALSKNIVGNLQLFQPDQQRGITIRDLVSQKETVAPALQDVVGVGDAQEALNQGIEGIGEFSAKERQVLLSVVQKLLRPNLTFNKNETEARKRLAREGVKPVLFQVKKGEMIVREGERVSEEQIKKLRAMRELGSDYSTLRTGLGLLLCTMLLVFSCHRYARRNIRKYQPVNRDLLFLGLTFIGLFVLIKLSIFVFTALESAFPYIDSTSYHYLLPFAVGAMLVRIVLNSEIALIFAVLSSLLLGVLFGDNLFITFYALVGSLTGAHWVRQCKERSTLYHAGLRISLVNALLIFAIHLMAGRAFDPQLLYKLGFGLVSGFLCAVTVNGTIPLVESIFKYTTDIKLLELANMNKPVLRELMIQAPGTYHHSVIVGNLVEAAAEVINANPLLARVAAYYHDVGKIRKPLYFVENLGNQENRHDKLAPSMSALILMSHVKDGVEIARENKLGENLVDIIRQHHGTALIKFFYDKAKNKEDPGVQQVDERDYRYPGPKPQTREAALIMLADAVEAASRTLTEPTPARIQGMVQKIVNNIFIDGQLDECELTLKDLHNIAKSFNLILAGIFHHRIDYPEPAYKERDKDAAKRKNGEDTNREPAKETKDKEAEPAKSGAEDLKRLGMS; this is encoded by the coding sequence ATGACCAAGACCGATCGAAAACCCGAGAGTGGGCAACGTGCGTCCAAAGGGGCGGGGTTCTGGAAGATTCTTCGCCTGTCGCTGGATGAACACCAGCAGCGCCACCTCCTCCTTTTCGTGCTGGCGCTGATTCTGACGGCCATCATCATTCCCAAGGGGGGATTCGTCCCCGACTATTATTCCCCCGGCGATATTGTTTCCCGGGATATCAAGGCTCCCAAAGACCTTCTGATTCCCGACCTGCCGCTGACGGAAACCAAGCGTCAGGAGGCCGAAGATGCGGTCCTGCCATTTTATGACTTCGACCCGAAGACAGCTGTTGATACCGCCGAACGCCTCGTTCAGGCTTTGAAGCTCGTCTCCGGCCAGGCGGAACCCTCCGGGACTTCCGAAACCCTGCGCAAGGGAGTAGAAGGGGTTCTCGGCATCAGTCTCAGCGATCAGGAATACAGCGCTTTTGTGAAACTGCGGGTCGGTAGCGGAAACCTCGCTCGTTTGCGCAGCGCTGTGACGCAGGCCCTGAGCAAGAATATTGTCGGGAACCTTCAGCTCTTCCAGCCGGACCAGCAACGGGGAATAACGATTCGTGACCTGGTCTCCCAGAAGGAAACGGTCGCTCCCGCTCTTCAGGACGTCGTCGGTGTCGGCGATGCCCAGGAAGCCCTGAACCAGGGGATCGAAGGGATCGGCGAGTTCTCGGCCAAGGAGCGTCAGGTCCTTCTTTCTGTGGTGCAGAAACTGCTGCGTCCCAACCTGACCTTCAACAAGAACGAGACCGAAGCCAGAAAGCGGCTGGCGCGGGAGGGTGTCAAGCCGGTTCTCTTCCAGGTCAAGAAGGGAGAGATGATCGTTCGCGAAGGGGAGCGGGTGTCGGAGGAGCAGATCAAAAAGCTTCGCGCAATGCGGGAGTTGGGGAGCGACTACAGCACCCTGCGTACCGGGCTCGGTCTCCTCCTCTGCACCATGCTCCTGGTCTTTTCCTGTCACCGCTATGCGCGGCGCAATATTCGCAAATACCAACCCGTGAACCGGGATCTCCTCTTTCTCGGTCTGACCTTCATCGGACTCTTTGTCCTGATCAAACTGTCCATTTTCGTCTTCACAGCACTGGAGAGTGCCTTCCCCTATATCGACTCAACAAGCTACCATTATCTCCTCCCTTTTGCTGTCGGCGCCATGTTGGTGCGGATCGTACTGAATTCCGAAATTGCCCTGATATTTGCGGTCCTCTCTTCCCTTCTACTGGGCGTTCTCTTCGGCGACAACCTCTTTATTACCTTCTACGCCCTGGTCGGCAGCCTGACGGGTGCCCACTGGGTGCGCCAGTGCAAGGAGCGTTCGACCCTCTATCATGCGGGGCTGCGGATTTCTCTGGTCAACGCCCTGTTGATTTTCGCCATTCACCTGATGGCGGGACGGGCTTTTGATCCCCAGCTTCTTTACAAGCTCGGCTTCGGCCTGGTCAGCGGCTTTCTCTGTGCGGTGACGGTCAACGGCACCATCCCCCTGGTGGAATCGATTTTCAAGTACACAACCGACATCAAGCTCCTTGAACTGGCCAACATGAACAAGCCGGTCCTGCGAGAACTGATGATCCAGGCTCCCGGGACCTATCACCACTCGGTCATCGTCGGCAATCTGGTGGAGGCCGCGGCCGAAGTTATCAATGCCAATCCCCTCCTGGCGCGGGTGGCCGCCTATTATCACGACGTCGGCAAGATTCGCAAGCCCCTTTATTTCGTGGAGAATCTGGGAAACCAGGAGAACCGCCACGATAAGCTGGCTCCGTCGATGAGTGCCCTGATCCTCATGTCCCACGTCAAGGACGGCGTCGAGATCGCCCGGGAGAACAAGCTCGGTGAAAATCTGGTGGATATCATCCGCCAGCACCATGGAACCGCTTTGATCAAATTCTTCTATGACAAGGCCAAGAACAAGGAAGATCCCGGTGTGCAGCAGGTCGACGAGCGTGACTACCGCTACCCCGGTCCCAAACCGCAGACGCGGGAGGCGGCCTTGATCATGCTCGCCGACGCCGTGGAGGCGGCCAGTCGCACCCTGACTGAACCGACTCCGGCCCGCATTCAGGGGATGGTGCAGAAAATCGTCAATAACATATTTATCGACGGTCAGCTCGACGAGTGCGAGCTGACTCTCAAGGATCTGCACAATATCGCCAAAAGTTTCAACCTGATACTGGCAGGAATCTTCCACCATCGGATCGATTATCCCGAACCGGCCTACAAGGAACGGGACAAGGATGCAGCCAAAAGGAAAAACGGTGAAGATACAAATCGAGAACCGGCAAAAGAGACAAAAGATAAGGAAGCTGAGCCTGCGAAAAGTGGCGCGGAGGATCTTAAGCGTCTCGGGATGTCCTGA
- the ybeY gene encoding rRNA maturation RNase YbeY, translating to MKIQIENRQKRQKIRKLSLRKVARRILSVSGCPDAELSVVIVDDEEIRSINSDYLERDRSTNVISFAMQEGEGAGIHPGLLGDVVISADTAARDALEAGLPFESELYFLLLHGILHLLGYDHERGTAEEARRMEAREEEIFAILRREFLGGDTGGA from the coding sequence GTGAAGATACAAATCGAGAACCGGCAAAAGAGACAAAAGATAAGGAAGCTGAGCCTGCGAAAAGTGGCGCGGAGGATCTTAAGCGTCTCGGGATGTCCTGACGCCGAACTCTCGGTGGTGATCGTCGACGACGAGGAGATCAGGAGCATCAATTCCGACTACCTCGAGCGCGACCGTTCGACCAACGTGATTTCCTTTGCCATGCAGGAAGGGGAGGGGGCCGGGATTCACCCCGGGCTTCTCGGTGATGTGGTCATCTCCGCCGATACCGCGGCCCGGGACGCCCTGGAGGCGGGACTCCCCTTCGAAAGTGAGCTCTACTTTCTTCTTCTGCACGGTATTCTTCATCTTCTTGGCTACGACCATGAGCGCGGAACTGCAGAGGAGGCTCGGAGGATGGAGGCCCGGGAGGAGGAGATTTTTGCCATACTGCGCCGGGAATTCCTGGGTGGCGACACAGGGGGGGCATGA
- a CDS encoding diacylglycerol kinase, with protein MKPSSWLESVNCAIEGILWSVKSQRHMRYHFVAAVSVLLMALFFHVSALEFLLLAFAVILVIFAELVNTAFEVVVDLVSPDFHLLARRAKDVAAGAVLVTSVGALIAGYLVLSRYVFPGTGWDFSGLGPPRGELSVVSVLVVTILVVFIKACTGRGTPLHGGMPSGHAAVAFSIATSVALSSVGALTTLLAVVLATMVCHSRLLLKIHTLREVLVGILLGVVVTLILHLLFA; from the coding sequence ATGAAGCCTTCGAGCTGGCTGGAGAGCGTTAACTGCGCCATCGAAGGGATTCTCTGGAGCGTCAAGTCGCAGCGCCACATGCGCTACCATTTTGTTGCCGCCGTCTCCGTTCTCCTTATGGCTCTCTTCTTTCACGTCTCGGCCCTGGAATTTCTTCTCCTGGCCTTTGCCGTGATTCTGGTGATCTTCGCCGAGCTGGTCAATACCGCTTTCGAGGTGGTGGTCGATCTCGTTTCCCCCGATTTTCACCTCCTGGCGCGACGGGCCAAGGATGTGGCCGCCGGCGCCGTTCTGGTGACCAGTGTCGGCGCCCTCATTGCCGGATATCTGGTTCTGTCCCGCTACGTCTTCCCCGGCACCGGCTGGGACTTCAGCGGACTCGGGCCGCCGCGGGGCGAACTGTCCGTCGTTTCGGTCCTGGTTGTGACCATCCTGGTCGTTTTTATCAAGGCCTGTACCGGCAGGGGAACCCCCCTGCACGGCGGCATGCCGAGCGGCCATGCCGCCGTCGCCTTTTCCATCGCGACCTCGGTGGCCCTGTCCAGCGTCGGAGCGCTGACCACCCTTCTGGCCGTGGTGCTGGCGACGATGGTCTGCCACAGCCGTCTGCTCCTGAAAATTCACACCCTGCGGGAGGTGCTGGTCGGCATCCTGCTGGGTGTGGTCGTGACACTGATTCTTCACCTGTTGTTTGCCTGA
- a CDS encoding hemolysin family protein: MDEDSPNGRPSTWRQTLQHMVFGRRRALTEKDLQEIINESEVEGIINEGEGEMLHSIFEFGETIVREIMVPRTDMVSCSTTATLGELLDAVISSGHSRIPIYEGTNDRIVGIVYAKDLLRFWGQPAEEISIPRVMRTPYFVPETKNIEALLQEFRTKRVHMAIAIDEYGGTSGLITIEDLIEEIVGDIQDEYDLEEDWLQEEEDGTILVDGRLNIEELEEHFDITIPREKFDTVGGYLFNLMGHIPLPQEEISDNGLVMTVIECDSRKIRKVRIRRLPRENSAAGVI, encoded by the coding sequence GTGGACGAAGACAGTCCCAACGGTAGACCATCAACATGGCGGCAGACTCTGCAGCACATGGTTTTCGGCCGGCGCCGGGCGCTCACCGAAAAGGATCTGCAGGAAATCATCAACGAGTCGGAGGTTGAGGGGATCATCAACGAAGGGGAGGGGGAGATGCTCCACTCGATCTTCGAATTCGGTGAAACCATCGTTCGGGAGATCATGGTTCCCCGCACCGACATGGTCAGCTGCAGCACCACCGCCACTCTCGGCGAACTTCTCGATGCGGTGATTTCCTCCGGACATTCGCGGATCCCCATCTACGAGGGGACCAACGACCGGATCGTCGGTATCGTCTATGCCAAGGACCTTCTGCGATTCTGGGGACAGCCCGCCGAAGAGATCTCGATTCCGCGGGTGATGCGAACCCCCTATTTCGTACCGGAAACCAAAAATATCGAGGCCCTCCTTCAGGAATTCCGCACCAAGCGCGTTCACATGGCCATCGCCATCGATGAATACGGCGGCACCTCCGGCCTCATCACCATCGAGGATTTGATCGAGGAAATCGTCGGCGACATTCAGGATGAATACGACCTCGAGGAGGACTGGCTGCAGGAGGAGGAGGACGGGACGATCCTGGTCGACGGTCGTCTCAACATCGAGGAACTTGAGGAGCATTTCGATATCACCATCCCCCGGGAAAAGTTCGACACCGTGGGCGGGTATCTCTTCAACCTCATGGGGCATATCCCCCTCCCCCAGGAGGAGATCAGCGACAACGGGCTGGTAATGACCGTCATCGAGTGCGACTCCCGCAAGATTCGCAAGGTTCGCATCCGTCGTCTCCCCAGGGAAAACTCCGCCGCGGGAGTTATCTGA